A window of the Scytonema millei VB511283 genome harbors these coding sequences:
- the obgE gene encoding GTPase ObgE produces MQFIDRAEIEVLAGKGGDGIVAFRREKYVPAGGPAGGNGGKGGSVFLVAMENLQTLLDFQYARSFKAKNGERGGPNNRTGAAGEDLYLEVPCGTVVYDKETGEIIGDLVLSGQVLCVAEGGKGGLGNKYFLSNRNRAPEYALPGLPGEHKLLRLELKLLAEVGIIGLPNAGKSTLISALSAAKPKIADYPFTTLVPNLGVVRKPTGDGTVFADIPGLIEGAHEGAGLGHEFLRHIERTRLLLHLVDASSEQPLSDYQIIQQELIAYDRGLVERPQILALNKVDAVDEATVEAIVHQLKHKTGMQVLPISAVTRQGLDALMQQVWSMLDELNAVR; encoded by the coding sequence ATGCAATTTATCGATCGCGCGGAAATTGAAGTACTAGCTGGTAAAGGTGGCGATGGAATCGTCGCCTTCCGGCGCGAAAAGTATGTCCCTGCTGGTGGACCTGCTGGCGGAAATGGTGGTAAAGGCGGTTCTGTGTTCTTAGTAGCAATGGAAAATCTGCAAACTTTGCTAGATTTTCAGTACGCCCGCAGTTTCAAAGCCAAAAATGGCGAACGTGGTGGACCGAATAACCGCACGGGAGCCGCAGGCGAAGACCTATATCTTGAGGTTCCCTGCGGTACGGTTGTCTACGATAAGGAAACTGGAGAAATCATCGGCGATCTCGTCCTTTCAGGTCAAGTTTTGTGTGTGGCTGAAGGTGGTAAGGGAGGACTGGGTAATAAATATTTCTTAAGTAATCGCAACCGCGCTCCAGAGTATGCTTTACCAGGATTGCCTGGAGAACACAAACTATTGCGCTTAGAGTTAAAACTGTTGGCAGAAGTTGGCATTATTGGACTACCTAATGCCGGAAAATCAACTCTAATTTCTGCTTTATCTGCTGCTAAACCGAAAATCGCCGACTATCCTTTCACTACCCTAGTACCGAATTTAGGAGTCGTCCGCAAGCCAACGGGTGACGGAACTGTATTTGCTGATATTCCTGGGTTAATTGAGGGAGCGCATGAAGGAGCTGGGTTAGGACACGAGTTTTTGCGTCATATCGAACGCACTCGCTTATTACTCCATTTAGTTGACGCTAGTAGCGAACAACCGTTGTCTGACTACCAAATTATTCAGCAAGAATTGATTGCCTACGATCGCGGACTGGTAGAACGTCCCCAAATCTTAGCTCTTAATAAAGTCGATGCAGTAGATGAGGCTACGGTAGAGGCGATCGTCCACCAGTTAAAACATAAAACTGGAATGCAAGTCTTACCAATCTCAGCCGTCACCCGTCAAGGATTGGACGCACTAATGCAACAAGTCTGGTCTATGCTCGACGAGCTAAATGCTGTTAGGTAA
- a CDS encoding EamA family transporter produces the protein MTLPEFGLFLISILASVAGQWLLKSGALKLGKVNATNMFSHLLGILSTPELLVGLACYGMGAFFYILVLTRVNLSVAGPAASLSYVFSVILGYFVFRESIPLNQIIALGFIVAGVILLVWRK, from the coding sequence GTGACTTTACCAGAATTCGGATTGTTCTTAATTTCGATCCTAGCGAGTGTAGCTGGGCAATGGTTACTAAAATCAGGGGCATTAAAGTTAGGAAAAGTTAATGCCACTAATATGTTTAGCCATTTGCTCGGAATCTTAAGCACTCCAGAGTTGCTGGTAGGATTGGCTTGCTATGGCATGGGAGCATTCTTCTACATCCTGGTATTGACGAGAGTAAACCTAAGTGTTGCTGGTCCAGCTGCTTCCCTGTCCTATGTTTTCTCAGTCATATTGGGTTATTTTGTCTTTCGAGAGTCAATTCCTTTAAATCAAATCATCGCTTTAGGATTTATCGTTGCTGGAGTCATACTATTGGTATGGCGAAAGTAG
- a CDS encoding Fur family transcriptional regulator, with amino-acid sequence MQQEAAAVKPIRSLEDALERCQHLGMRVSRQRRFILELLWQAKEHLSAREIYDRLNQQGKDIGHTSVYQNLEALSTQGIIECIERADGRLYGNISDSHSHINCLDTAQILDVEVELPETLLREVEARTGVKITDYSINFYGYRQ; translated from the coding sequence ATGCAACAAGAAGCGGCAGCAGTAAAACCAATTCGATCTCTAGAAGATGCTTTAGAACGGTGTCAGCACTTAGGTATGCGCGTCAGCCGCCAGCGTCGTTTTATACTAGAGTTACTTTGGCAGGCTAAAGAACACTTATCGGCAAGAGAAATTTACGATCGCCTCAACCAGCAAGGTAAAGACATCGGACACACCTCGGTGTACCAAAACTTAGAAGCGCTGTCAACACAGGGTATTATAGAATGCATCGAGCGTGCTGACGGTCGCCTGTACGGTAATATCAGCGACTCCCACAGCCACATCAACTGTCTGGATACCGCTCAAATTCTTGATGTTGAGGTGGAATTGCCAGAAACCTTGCTGCGGGAAGTTGAAGCCAGGACAGGTGTAAAAATTACTGACTATAGCATTAATTTTTACGGCTACAGGCAGTAA
- a CDS encoding Mo-dependent nitrogenase C-terminal domain-containing protein, which produces MTNLAISPNTQEQIEAWLRGLLAVAWADGDFEAHERELIPTLALGELKPADKLSAITPITVEELAAALGQNQNMAENFLRTAVMVAIADGTYSTPEDELLHQFCHALGLQDNVLVSLRHTLCDRPQDELGSYPHIDVLHPVRDWLDGLEIQDPKVARFLCKMIPPQCPFERDIKLFGHKVVHIPPLCKLNPLYEQLVGLRFRALSYLADDCGEDVSEYI; this is translated from the coding sequence ATGACAAATCTGGCGATTTCTCCAAACACGCAAGAGCAAATTGAAGCTTGGCTGCGCGGTTTACTGGCAGTAGCCTGGGCAGATGGTGATTTTGAGGCACACGAACGAGAACTCATTCCGACTCTGGCACTAGGAGAATTAAAACCCGCAGACAAGCTAAGTGCCATAACACCAATTACCGTAGAGGAACTGGCTGCGGCACTGGGACAAAACCAGAACATGGCAGAAAACTTTTTACGCACAGCTGTCATGGTGGCGATCGCCGATGGTACTTACTCTACCCCCGAAGACGAGCTGTTACATCAGTTCTGCCACGCCCTCGGTCTACAAGATAACGTACTTGTCTCCCTGCGTCATACTCTATGCGATCGCCCGCAAGATGAGTTAGGTTCTTATCCCCATATAGATGTACTCCACCCCGTGCGCGACTGGCTCGATGGGTTAGAAATCCAGGATCCCAAAGTCGCCCGTTTTTTATGTAAAATGATACCTCCCCAATGTCCTTTTGAACGAGATATCAAACTCTTCGGTCATAAAGTCGTCCACATTCCCCCTTTATGCAAGCTCAACCCACTGTACGAACAACTAGTAGGCTTGCGCTTCCGTGCCTTGTCCTACTTGGCAGATGACTGTGGCGAAGATGTTTCAGAATATATTTAG